One genomic segment of Bifidobacterium breve DSM 20213 = JCM 1192 includes these proteins:
- a CDS encoding phosphoribosylformylglycinamidine synthase, with protein sequence MVFRVYVEKKPGFDVEAQQLAGELRTILGLTGLKALRIVNRYDVEGISQELFDQTVPTVFSEPQVDNVAYDLPDFAGAKVFATEFLPGQFDQRADSAAECIQLISQGERPTVRSAKLYALEGELTDADVDTIKHYVINPVEAREASLETKETLKTQVPVPGKVETIAGFNEMDAEAGQKFIDERGLAMDLADLEFCQKYFSEEGREPTITEIKVIDTYWSDHCRHTTFGTELDEVDIDDATVKAAFERYLEMRHELGRDAKPVCLMDMGTIGAKWLKKNGILTGLDESEEINACTVKVKVDVNGENQDWLFLFKNETHNHPTEIEPFGGAATCIGGCIRDPLSGRSYVYQAMRVTGAADPTVPVSETLEGKLPQRKLVTTAAAGYSSYGNQIGLATGQVDEIYHPGYVAKRMEVGAVVAATPADHVRRETPAPGDKIILLGGRTGRDGIGGATGASKAHNVESLELDGAEVQKGNAPVERKLQRLFRRGDACRLIKRCNDFGAGGVSVAVGELADGLFVDLNTVPKKYEGLDGTELAISESQERMAVDVAAEDVDEFLTYAREENLEATVIATVTEDPRMVMTWNGDEIVNLSREFLASNGASKHQTVHVEAQQGYETPWGEGTLAERMNKMVTDLNVASNKGLSERFDSTIGAGTVLMPFGGKRQLTPNMAMVAKLPVFGETTTVSAMAWGFNPYIMSKNQFTGAYLSVVESLAKLVAAGFEHEKAYLSFQEYFEKLRDEPERWGKPTAAVLGALMAQVDLGAGAIGGKDSMSGSFEDLDVPPTLISFAVAVGNMKRATSPEFKGADHRIVRIAPRYLADGLTPDKDALLEVFSVIEELTDFHDALAVSTPGYGATAEALFKMTLGNRIGVTLNDSIAVDDLFTPAYGSFIIELADNAKLPAVSNLVEIGEIGTTTSEYAFKAAGETLDLDAVQEAWESGIESVFPYRSKGEDKGATVETIDFHAPKKTVYTGSSVAKPHVVIPVFPGNNCEYDSAAAFERAGADVTTLIVNNLTPAAVAESTQALVKEINKSQIVMIPGGFSGGDEPDGSAKFITAFFRAPAVTEAVRDLLKNRDGLMLGICNGFQALVKLGLVPYGDIVPMTDACPTLTFNTIGRHQSRLVRTRVASDLSPWLAKTSVGDIHTVAISHGEGRFVASDEVLAQLKANGQIATQYVDEAGTPGMDLDVNPNGSLLAIEGITSPDGRVFGKMGHSERSGNGLYVNVPGNKYQPIFEAGVEYFAA encoded by the coding sequence ATGGTTTTTCGCGTGTACGTGGAAAAGAAGCCCGGCTTTGATGTCGAAGCCCAGCAGCTTGCGGGCGAACTGCGCACGATCCTCGGACTGACCGGCCTCAAGGCCCTGCGCATCGTGAACCGCTACGACGTCGAAGGCATCTCCCAGGAGCTGTTCGACCAGACCGTGCCCACCGTGTTCAGCGAGCCTCAGGTGGACAATGTGGCCTACGACCTGCCCGACTTCGCCGGCGCCAAGGTCTTCGCCACCGAGTTCCTGCCCGGCCAGTTCGACCAGCGCGCCGACTCCGCCGCCGAATGCATCCAGCTCATCTCCCAGGGCGAGCGCCCGACGGTCCGCTCCGCCAAGCTGTACGCGCTGGAAGGCGAACTGACCGACGCCGACGTGGACACCATCAAGCATTACGTGATCAACCCGGTCGAGGCCCGCGAGGCCAGCCTGGAGACCAAGGAAACCCTGAAGACCCAGGTGCCGGTGCCCGGCAAGGTCGAGACCATCGCCGGTTTCAACGAGATGGACGCCGAAGCCGGCCAGAAGTTCATTGACGAGCGCGGTCTGGCCATGGATCTGGCCGACCTCGAATTCTGCCAGAAGTACTTCAGCGAGGAGGGCCGCGAGCCCACCATCACTGAGATCAAGGTGATCGACACCTACTGGTCCGACCACTGCCGCCACACCACGTTCGGCACTGAGCTGGACGAAGTGGATATTGACGACGCCACCGTCAAGGCCGCATTCGAGCGCTACCTTGAGATGCGCCACGAGCTCGGCCGCGATGCCAAGCCCGTCTGCCTCATGGACATGGGCACTATCGGCGCCAAATGGCTCAAGAAGAACGGCATCCTTACCGGTCTCGATGAGTCCGAGGAGATCAACGCCTGCACCGTCAAGGTCAAGGTTGATGTGAACGGCGAGAATCAGGACTGGCTGTTCCTGTTCAAGAACGAGACCCACAACCACCCCACCGAAATCGAGCCGTTCGGCGGCGCGGCCACCTGCATCGGCGGCTGCATCCGCGATCCTCTGTCTGGCCGTTCCTACGTGTATCAGGCGATGCGCGTCACCGGCGCCGCAGACCCGACCGTGCCGGTGTCCGAGACACTCGAGGGCAAGCTACCCCAGCGCAAGCTCGTGACCACCGCTGCCGCCGGCTACAGCTCCTATGGCAACCAGATCGGTCTGGCCACCGGCCAGGTCGATGAGATCTACCACCCCGGTTACGTGGCCAAGCGCATGGAGGTGGGTGCGGTCGTAGCCGCCACCCCGGCCGACCACGTGCGCCGCGAGACCCCGGCCCCCGGCGACAAGATCATCCTGCTGGGCGGTCGTACCGGTCGTGACGGTATCGGCGGTGCTACCGGTGCTTCCAAGGCTCACAATGTAGAGTCCCTGGAACTCGACGGCGCTGAGGTACAGAAGGGCAACGCTCCTGTGGAGCGCAAGCTGCAGCGTCTGTTCCGCCGTGGCGATGCCTGCCGTCTGATCAAGCGCTGCAACGACTTTGGCGCGGGCGGAGTGTCCGTGGCGGTCGGCGAGCTGGCTGACGGCCTGTTCGTGGACCTCAACACCGTGCCCAAGAAGTACGAGGGCCTGGACGGCACCGAACTGGCCATCTCCGAATCTCAGGAGCGTATGGCCGTGGACGTGGCCGCCGAGGACGTGGACGAGTTCCTCACCTACGCTCGCGAAGAGAACCTCGAAGCCACGGTGATTGCCACTGTGACCGAGGATCCGCGCATGGTGATGACCTGGAACGGCGACGAAATCGTGAACCTGTCCCGTGAATTCCTGGCCTCCAACGGTGCCTCCAAGCACCAGACCGTGCACGTCGAAGCCCAGCAGGGCTACGAGACCCCGTGGGGCGAGGGCACGTTGGCCGAGCGCATGAACAAGATGGTCACCGATCTCAACGTGGCCTCCAACAAGGGTCTGTCGGAGCGCTTCGACTCCACCATCGGCGCGGGCACCGTGCTTATGCCGTTCGGCGGCAAGCGTCAGCTCACCCCGAACATGGCCATGGTCGCCAAGCTGCCGGTGTTCGGCGAGACCACCACCGTTTCGGCTATGGCGTGGGGCTTCAACCCATACATTATGTCCAAGAACCAGTTCACCGGTGCATACCTGTCTGTGGTCGAGTCGCTGGCCAAGCTGGTCGCGGCAGGCTTCGAGCATGAGAAGGCCTACCTGAGCTTCCAGGAGTACTTCGAGAAGCTGCGCGACGAGCCGGAACGCTGGGGCAAGCCGACGGCCGCCGTGCTCGGTGCGCTGATGGCCCAAGTTGATCTGGGCGCCGGTGCTATCGGCGGTAAGGACTCCATGTCCGGCTCGTTCGAGGATCTCGACGTGCCGCCAACGCTGATTTCCTTCGCCGTGGCCGTGGGCAACATGAAGCGCGCCACCTCCCCCGAGTTCAAGGGTGCCGACCACCGTATCGTGCGTATCGCACCGCGTTACCTGGCCGACGGCCTGACTCCGGACAAGGACGCGCTGCTTGAGGTGTTCTCCGTGATCGAGGAGCTCACCGACTTCCACGATGCCCTGGCCGTCTCTACGCCGGGCTATGGCGCCACCGCCGAAGCCCTGTTCAAGATGACGCTCGGCAACCGTATCGGCGTGACCCTGAACGACAGCATCGCCGTGGACGACCTGTTCACCCCGGCATACGGCTCGTTCATCATCGAGCTTGCGGACAACGCCAAGCTTCCGGCCGTTTCCAACCTGGTGGAAATCGGCGAAATCGGCACCACTACCTCCGAGTACGCGTTCAAGGCCGCCGGTGAGACGCTGGACCTGGACGCCGTGCAGGAAGCTTGGGAGTCCGGCATCGAATCCGTGTTCCCGTACCGCTCCAAGGGCGAGGATAAGGGCGCGACCGTCGAGACCATCGACTTCCACGCACCGAAGAAGACCGTGTACACGGGTTCTTCCGTTGCCAAGCCGCACGTGGTGATCCCGGTGTTCCCGGGCAACAACTGCGAGTACGATTCCGCCGCCGCCTTCGAGCGCGCCGGTGCCGACGTGACCACACTGATCGTCAACAACCTGACGCCGGCCGCCGTCGCCGAATCCACGCAGGCACTGGTCAAGGAAATCAACAAGAGCCAGATCGTGATGATTCCGGGCGGCTTCTCCGGCGGCGATGAGCCGGACGGTTCCGCCAAGTTCATCACCGCGTTCTTCCGTGCGCCGGCCGTCACCGAGGCCGTACGTGACCTACTGAAGAACCGCGATGGCCTGATGCTCGGCATCTGCAATGGTTTCCAGGCGCTCGTCAAGCTGGGTCTGGTGCCGTACGGCGACATCGTGCCGATGACCGACGCCTGCCCGACGCTGACCTTCAACACCATCGGCCGTCACCAGAGCCGACTGGTCCGCACGCGCGTGGCCTCCGATCTCTCCCCGTGGCTGGCCAAGACTTCGGTCGGAGACATCCACACCGTGGCCATCTCCCACGGCGAGGGACGCTTTGTGGCCTCCGACGAGGTGCTCGCCCAGCTCAAGGCCAACGGCCAGATTGCCACGCAGTACGTGGATGAGGCCGGCACCCCCGGCATGGATCTGGACGTGAACCCGAACGGCTCGCTGCTGGCCATCGAGGGCATCACCAGCCCGGACGGCCGCGTGTTCGGCAAGATGGGCCACTCGGAGCGTTCCGGCAACGGCCTGTACGTCAACGTGCCCGGCAACAAGTACCAGCCGATCTTCGAGGCCGGCGTGGAGTACTTCGCCGCCTGA
- the purC gene encoding phosphoribosylaminoimidazolesuccinocarboxamide synthase — protein MEKLEKLYEGKAKQLYATDDPEVLWVEYKNTATAGDGEKKEDFTGKGRLNNLITTIIFDLLKKRGIDSHLVKRVNDTGQLVRKVNMFPLEIVLRNVAAGHFCSRLGVEEGLPLKEPVLEYFLKNDDLHDPFVNDDDLVALDVCTREDLAEIAPLARKINEALIEIFAKIDVKLVDFKIEMGRATDGTLLLADEITPDSCRLWDQKDHSGKVEHLDKDLFRRGLGSIIPAYEEIEERLAELAKSEGIEVAE, from the coding sequence ATGGAGAAGCTGGAAAAGCTCTACGAGGGCAAGGCCAAGCAACTGTACGCAACCGATGATCCCGAGGTTCTGTGGGTCGAATACAAGAACACCGCCACTGCTGGCGATGGTGAGAAGAAGGAGGACTTCACCGGCAAGGGCCGTCTGAACAACCTCATCACCACCATCATCTTCGACCTGCTCAAGAAGCGCGGCATCGACAGCCACCTCGTCAAGCGCGTGAATGACACCGGCCAGCTGGTACGCAAGGTGAACATGTTCCCGTTGGAGATCGTGCTGCGTAACGTGGCCGCCGGTCACTTCTGCTCCCGCTTGGGCGTGGAGGAAGGCCTGCCGCTCAAGGAGCCGGTGCTCGAGTACTTCCTGAAGAACGACGATCTGCATGATCCGTTCGTCAACGATGATGACCTCGTGGCCCTTGACGTGTGCACCCGTGAGGATCTGGCTGAGATTGCCCCGCTGGCTCGTAAGATCAACGAGGCCCTGATCGAGATCTTCGCCAAGATCGACGTCAAGCTGGTTGACTTCAAGATTGAGATGGGTCGCGCCACCGACGGCACGCTGCTGCTGGCCGACGAAATCACCCCGGATTCCTGCCGTCTGTGGGATCAGAAGGACCACTCCGGCAAGGTCGAGCACCTCGACAAGGACCTGTTCCGCCGTGGTCTGGGCAGCATCATCCCGGCCTACGAGGAGATTGAGGAACGTCTGGCCGAGCTCGCCAAGTCCGAAGGCATCGAAGTCGCCGAGTAA
- the purT gene encoding formate-dependent phosphoribosylglycinamide formyltransferase → MTENAVNTAVTSPSPAIPAVNRPLGTPLGKHPTRVLFLGAGELGKEVAIELMRLGAWVCAADSYAGAPAQQVAHEYRVLDMANAAELQVLFDEVKPDIIVPEVEAIATDMLAGAAAAGAQVVPSAEIAAICMDRERLRVLAHEELGLPTTPYRFAGSLEELRAGALEVGYPCVVKPLMSSSGHGQSVVRSADAIDAAWTEAQKGRRAADEGDVSRVIVEALAPLERELTVLTVSSSAGIVTCAPIGQRQESGDYRESWQPAAEPGGESERAQDIARTVVEGLVAKAQAAGETGWGVFGVELFVLTDGSILFNEVSPRPHDTGMVTMASQRLSEFALHARAILGLPITAEHVALTIPSGSVAASHAIVVAGDGEAEFTDVAAALAEPSTDLRIFAKPEVHGHRRMAVALAVGESEADARAKAGLVADALTITVK, encoded by the coding sequence ATGACTGAGAACGCCGTGAATACTGCCGTGACTTCCCCCTCCCCCGCAATTCCTGCCGTGAACCGCCCGCTCGGCACACCGCTGGGCAAACATCCCACCCGCGTGCTGTTTCTGGGTGCAGGCGAGCTAGGCAAGGAAGTGGCCATTGAGCTGATGCGGCTGGGCGCATGGGTGTGCGCAGCCGACTCCTATGCCGGTGCTCCAGCCCAGCAAGTGGCGCATGAATATCGCGTGCTGGATATGGCGAATGCCGCCGAGTTGCAGGTGTTGTTCGATGAAGTCAAGCCGGACATTATCGTGCCCGAAGTGGAGGCCATCGCCACCGACATGTTGGCCGGAGCTGCAGCTGCCGGTGCCCAAGTAGTGCCAAGTGCCGAGATTGCTGCGATCTGCATGGATCGCGAACGCCTACGCGTGCTGGCTCACGAGGAGCTGGGCTTGCCGACCACGCCGTATCGTTTCGCTGGTTCGTTGGAAGAGCTGCGCGCCGGGGCTTTGGAAGTTGGCTATCCATGCGTGGTCAAGCCGTTGATGAGCTCGTCTGGTCACGGTCAGTCGGTGGTACGTTCCGCCGATGCCATCGATGCCGCTTGGACCGAGGCTCAGAAAGGCCGCCGTGCCGCCGATGAAGGTGATGTGTCGCGAGTAATCGTGGAAGCGTTGGCCCCATTGGAACGTGAGTTGACGGTACTGACTGTTTCTTCGTCCGCCGGTATTGTGACATGCGCGCCGATTGGTCAGCGTCAGGAGTCCGGCGATTATCGCGAGTCTTGGCAGCCGGCCGCTGAGCCAGGCGGCGAATCTGAGCGGGCTCAAGACATTGCACGCACCGTCGTTGAAGGCTTGGTGGCCAAGGCACAGGCAGCCGGTGAAACCGGTTGGGGCGTGTTCGGCGTGGAACTGTTCGTGCTCACCGATGGTTCGATTCTGTTCAACGAGGTTTCTCCCCGCCCGCACGATACTGGCATGGTGACGATGGCTTCCCAGCGCCTGAGCGAGTTCGCGCTGCACGCTCGCGCGATTCTAGGTCTGCCGATTACTGCCGAGCATGTGGCACTTACAATTCCGAGCGGCTCGGTGGCTGCCAGCCACGCCATCGTGGTGGCCGGCGATGGCGAAGCTGAATTCACCGACGTGGCCGCCGCACTGGCCGAGCCCAGCACTGATCTGCGTATTTTCGCCAAGCCCGAAGTGCATGGCCACCGCCGCATGGCCGTGGCACTGGCCGTCGGCGAATCCGAAGCCGACGCCCGCGCCAAAGCCGGCCTCGTGGCCGATGCGCTGACTATTACCGTGAAGTAA
- a CDS encoding pyridoxal phosphate-dependent aminotransferase translates to MSNAALISQRAAGLPGNPFAEADARAAAAIAAGEDVIDLSKGNPDGQPPAFVQDALAHAAHDPSLFRYPSFDGLPEYLNAIAGWYESKHGVSVDPATQLLATSGSSVGIATVIQALIDPGETVVAVNPYYPQYEGSTAVAGGRFETIPADPARGFLPDLDAVDPAVWERAKLLILNYPNNPTGAVAAPELYETAVRLAQQYGFIVLNDFAYAGLEFGSTRSLSLLETPGALDVALELGSLSKMYMVAGWRGGFVAGNAEVLAEVKAVHRQTAVLASSVIQQAGAVALESDQSTVAALAVQYQHRFEVVRDGFTQAGLPVSEAQGGLFAWAKVPERWGSAGVHDGTVSEVRVADGSADSANNSAAFVDWLLKTAGVALMPGSCFGKAGEGWVRISLLKHTAELFQAAARVSRALQDK, encoded by the coding sequence ATGTCGAACGCGGCTTTGATTTCTCAGCGGGCGGCAGGGCTGCCGGGCAATCCTTTTGCCGAGGCGGATGCCCGAGCTGCAGCAGCCATCGCCGCCGGCGAAGATGTCATCGACTTAAGCAAAGGCAATCCGGATGGTCAGCCACCTGCATTTGTGCAGGATGCGCTCGCTCATGCCGCCCATGATCCTTCCCTGTTTCGCTATCCGTCATTTGATGGTTTGCCGGAATACCTGAATGCTATTGCCGGTTGGTACGAGAGCAAGCACGGTGTCTCCGTGGACCCGGCCACTCAACTGCTGGCGACTTCCGGCTCGTCAGTAGGCATTGCCACTGTTATTCAGGCGCTTATTGATCCAGGTGAGACGGTTGTTGCTGTCAATCCTTATTACCCGCAATATGAAGGTTCCACGGCGGTTGCCGGAGGTCGATTCGAGACGATTCCCGCCGATCCGGCGCGTGGTTTCCTGCCTGATTTGGATGCTGTTGATCCGGCTGTGTGGGAACGTGCGAAGCTGCTGATTCTCAACTATCCCAACAATCCGACCGGCGCTGTGGCCGCGCCGGAACTGTATGAAACCGCTGTACGCCTAGCTCAGCAGTATGGGTTCATCGTGCTTAATGATTTTGCCTATGCTGGGCTTGAATTCGGAAGTACGCGCTCGCTGAGCCTATTGGAGACACCCGGTGCGCTTGATGTGGCTCTGGAACTTGGGTCACTCTCCAAAATGTATATGGTGGCCGGCTGGCGCGGTGGATTTGTGGCTGGGAATGCAGAAGTGTTGGCTGAGGTCAAGGCCGTGCACAGGCAGACCGCGGTACTGGCGTCCAGCGTCATCCAGCAGGCCGGTGCAGTGGCACTGGAATCCGATCAGAGCACTGTGGCGGCGCTCGCCGTGCAATACCAGCATCGCTTCGAAGTGGTGCGAGACGGTTTTACCCAAGCCGGCCTGCCGGTATCTGAAGCGCAAGGTGGACTGTTCGCATGGGCCAAAGTACCTGAGCGGTGGGGCAGCGCGGGCGTGCACGATGGCACAGTGAGTGAGGTTAGGGTTGCGGATGGCTCGGCAGACTCGGCAAATAATTCCGCGGCATTCGTGGATTGGTTGCTGAAGACCGCGGGTGTCGCATTGATGCCGGGCTCGTGCTTCGGCAAAGCAGGCGAAGGCTGGGTGCGTATCAGTTTGCTCAAACACACCGCTGAGCTGTTTCAGGCTGCAGCGCGGGTTTCGAGGGCTCTGCAAGACAAGTGA
- a CDS encoding glycosyltransferase yields the protein MRENGIEKSIDRPLTIALVVDTVGNQGNGTSNSALQWAAELERQGHHVRLVGVGAPEYPARVNKVPLVSWVAAKQLMQFAEPSDTLFRTAFQGVDVVHVYMPFKFGRRAAKVAHQMGIPVTAGFHLQPENVLYSAGPLRHIPGISSFLYWLFKHWLYKRIDHIHVPTEMTASLLRAHGYKAKLHVISNGYSPVYSPKKPVDPEASAPVPFRVIASGRLASEKDQITLIKAVSMSKHAGGIQLIIAGTGPLKQYLRFRAGRLLARKADIGFHKHADMPDLLRSGDLFVHCSIADIESVSVIEAMACGLVPVIAASELSAASQFALLGESLFPVQNAAMLARRIDWWIEHQVERAEWGEKYAEYTKAHYSVEASVHKFVDMEREAIGE from the coding sequence ATGCGCGAAAACGGGATTGAAAAGAGCATTGACCGCCCGCTGACCATCGCTCTGGTGGTGGATACCGTGGGCAACCAGGGCAATGGCACGTCCAATTCGGCCTTGCAGTGGGCTGCTGAATTGGAGAGACAAGGGCATCATGTGCGGCTCGTAGGTGTTGGCGCCCCTGAATATCCCGCACGAGTGAACAAGGTTCCGCTCGTTTCCTGGGTGGCGGCTAAACAGCTCATGCAGTTCGCCGAGCCCAGTGACACGTTGTTCCGCACCGCGTTCCAAGGTGTGGATGTGGTGCATGTCTATATGCCGTTCAAGTTCGGCCGTCGTGCCGCAAAGGTCGCCCACCAAATGGGTATTCCGGTCACTGCCGGATTCCATCTGCAGCCTGAAAACGTGCTGTATTCCGCTGGTCCGTTACGCCATATTCCCGGCATCTCCAGCTTCCTGTACTGGTTATTCAAACATTGGCTGTACAAGCGCATCGATCATATTCATGTGCCCACCGAGATGACCGCCAGCTTGCTACGCGCGCACGGATACAAGGCGAAACTGCATGTGATTTCCAACGGTTATTCGCCTGTCTACTCACCCAAGAAGCCGGTTGATCCTGAGGCGTCCGCTCCGGTACCGTTCCGCGTTATTGCGTCCGGCAGGCTCGCCAGCGAGAAAGATCAGATTACGCTGATTAAGGCAGTTTCGATGTCGAAGCATGCTGGGGGCATTCAGCTCATCATCGCCGGTACCGGGCCGCTCAAACAGTATCTCAGGTTCCGTGCCGGTCGTTTGCTGGCACGCAAGGCCGACATCGGCTTTCACAAGCATGCCGATATGCCGGATCTGCTGCGTTCGGGCGATCTGTTCGTGCACTGTTCGATTGCCGACATCGAATCGGTGAGTGTAATTGAGGCGATGGCTTGCGGCTTGGTACCGGTGATTGCCGCGTCCGAATTATCGGCGGCCAGCCAGTTTGCGCTGCTGGGCGAATCGTTGTTCCCGGTGCAGAATGCGGCGATGCTGGCACGGCGTATCGATTGGTGGATCGAACATCAGGTTGAGCGTGCAGAATGGGGTGAGAAGTACGCCGAATACACCAAGGCGCACTATTCCGTGGAAGCCTCGGTCCACAAGTTCGTGGACATGGAACGCGAAGCCATAGGGGAGTAG
- a CDS encoding threonine aldolase family protein produces the protein MLSFENDYSRAAHPAVLEAVAEANNHLYSGYGSDELTEQAKAKIREACGQPDADVWFLVGGTQTNQVVIDTITPAYAGMITVASGHPNVHEAGAIEFSGHKVLTIPHHNGKMDPAELDEFCKTFYADGNYEHMVFPGSVYVSQSTEYGTIYSKAELQAIADVAHTYDMPLFVDGARLGYALTVTGSDMTLEDMANIADVFYIGGTKVGALFGEAIVFTKHNTPKHFLTRIKQHGALLAKGFVLGAQFDALFTDDLYFKIARNANEAADRIREALHAKGYTLTFEAPTNQIFVTMDQPTIDRLERDVKLGFTEKADDTHTVMRICTSWATTPEEVDQLIELL, from the coding sequence CGAAGCCAACAATCATCTGTATTCGGGTTATGGCTCCGACGAGCTTACCGAACAGGCCAAGGCGAAGATTCGCGAGGCTTGCGGCCAGCCGGATGCGGACGTGTGGTTCCTGGTAGGTGGCACACAGACCAACCAGGTCGTCATCGATACCATCACACCGGCGTATGCAGGCATGATCACGGTCGCGTCCGGCCATCCGAACGTGCATGAGGCCGGCGCCATCGAGTTCTCCGGCCATAAGGTACTCACGATTCCCCACCACAACGGCAAGATGGATCCGGCCGAATTGGACGAATTCTGCAAGACCTTCTATGCGGACGGCAACTACGAGCACATGGTGTTCCCCGGTTCCGTATACGTCTCGCAAAGCACCGAATACGGCACCATCTACTCCAAGGCCGAATTGCAGGCCATTGCCGACGTGGCGCATACGTACGACATGCCGCTGTTCGTGGACGGCGCACGTCTTGGCTATGCACTGACCGTCACCGGCAGCGATATGACGCTGGAAGATATGGCAAACATCGCCGATGTGTTCTATATCGGCGGCACCAAGGTAGGTGCCCTGTTTGGCGAGGCTATTGTGTTCACCAAGCACAACACGCCGAAGCATTTCCTGACCCGTATCAAGCAGCATGGCGCGCTGCTGGCCAAGGGCTTCGTGCTGGGTGCGCAGTTCGATGCACTATTCACTGACGACTTGTACTTCAAGATCGCCCGCAATGCCAATGAGGCGGCCGACCGCATTCGTGAGGCACTGCACGCCAAGGGATACACGCTCACCTTCGAAGCACCGACCAATCAGATCTTCGTGACGATGGACCAGCCGACCATCGACCGGCTCGAACGTGACGTGAAACTTGGATTCACTGAAAAGGCTGATGATACGCATACCGTGATGCGCATCTGCACGAGCTGGGCCACCACGCCCGAAGAGGTCGACCAGCTTATTGAGTTGCTGTGA